The stretch of DNA CATCATCCACGCGCGCTTCACGCAAGCGTAAAATATTATGCAACATCGTACGTTCTTCAGGTGAGAAGAGGGCGGTATCTTTTTCATTGTTAGTCGCAAGTGCAACGGTAAGATCGTCGCGCAGTGACGTAGATGCACAATGACGCCCCCGTAAGAATGAAAACAAATGATTCATTAGGGAATATTTTTCTGTATGATTTGTCTGTTGAGAGGGGTCTTTTTCATTATTAGAAGATGTTTGACTGTCATTTTGTGCATTTATTTTGTTTGTCATGGTTTTAAAATCTTCTAAACTTTCTTTTTATAATAGGTGAATAAGAGGCTTTAAATGGTATGCTCGTCATATTGATGTTAAAAGTTAAATTTTATCATTTATAGATAACTCAATATAAGGATCTTTTATGGAGAGCTTTTGAAGGATTTCTCTTTCGAGCTTTTCCATTTGATGTGCTTCATCATCGGTTTCATGGTCATAGCCAAGCAGATGCAAGATACCGTGAACGATCATATGCGTTAGATGGTCTTGAAATGTTTTTCCTTGTTTTTCTGCTTCAAGAACAACAGTTTCTCGGGCAATAATAATATCACCCAGCATGGGACCAGGAGGATTTCCAGCTTTAATTGGGAAAGCAGGAAAGGATAATACATTGGTGGATTTGTTTTTACCACGCCATTGTGCATTGATTTTTGCCATATGTTCATCATCCGTAAAAAGCAGACTAATCTCACTTACAACATTTTCTAATGAAACATGATGCATTGCCGTCGTTAATGCTTTTTCGGTGATATTATAAAGCATTTTCTCATCATTCCACCCTGCGTCTTTAACCATTATATCAATAATAATCATGATGAATCAAATTCATTTTTTAATGTATCGCACGCGAGTGATTTTTTCTCATTTTGCATGATAGAATCACGATCATAAGCACGAACGATAGCAGCAACAAGCGGGTGGCGTACAACATCTTTTTCATCAAAGCGCACAATTGTGATATTTTCTACATTTGAAAGAATGCGGAT from Bartonella tribocorum CIP 105476 encodes:
- the ybeY gene encoding rRNA maturation RNase YbeY, with the translated sequence MIIIDIMVKDAGWNDEKMLYNITEKALTTAMHHVSLENVVSEISLLFTDDEHMAKINAQWRGKNKSTNVLSFPAFPIKAGNPPGPMLGDIIIARETVVLEAEKQGKTFQDHLTHMIVHGILHLLGYDHETDDEAHQMEKLEREILQKLSIKDPYIELSINDKI